The following are from one region of the Prevotella communis genome:
- a CDS encoding manganese efflux pump MntP, which yields MNLFDIWMLSVALAMDCFTVSIASGVIQGRREWPVILRIAFLFGLFQAMMPFFGWLATNYFAHYIEAYDHWVAFGLLAFLGGKMIYESFQPEEQHFFNPRKLRTQLLLAVATSIDALAVGISFAVTGYSSMSLLLEPLVWIGLASFFFSVFGHLLGLRFGETVRRRIRPELLGGIILILIGVKILLTHISIFSSFYLSE from the coding sequence ATGAATCTATTTGATATATGGATGCTCTCCGTGGCGTTGGCCATGGATTGTTTTACGGTGTCGATAGCCAGTGGTGTGATTCAGGGCCGGCGGGAATGGCCTGTGATTCTCCGTATTGCCTTCCTCTTCGGACTTTTCCAGGCGATGATGCCTTTTTTCGGATGGCTCGCCACGAATTATTTTGCCCATTATATTGAAGCCTACGACCATTGGGTGGCTTTCGGTCTGCTGGCTTTTCTGGGCGGCAAGATGATTTATGAGTCGTTCCAGCCTGAGGAACAGCATTTCTTTAATCCACGAAAACTCCGCACCCAACTCCTCCTGGCTGTGGCCACGAGTATAGATGCGCTGGCCGTGGGCATCTCCTTTGCCGTTACTGGCTATTCCTCCATGTCGCTCCTCCTGGAACCACTTGTCTGGATTGGTCTGGCTTCCTTCTTTTTCAGTGTGTTTGGCCACCTGTTGGGACTTCGTTTTGGCGAGACCGTGAGAAGGCGCATCCGCCCTGAATTATTGGGCGGTATCATCCTGATATTGATTGGCGTTAAGATTTTACTGACTCACATTTCAATTTTTTCTTCATTTTATTTGTCAGAATGA